A genomic window from Fusarium oxysporum Fo47 chromosome VIII, complete sequence includes:
- a CDS encoding peptidase family C50-domain-containing protein, whose translation MASLQAKADAAKTALASTSTCTTATVVTLKELLLPDIETSYTASQANSRTASNTTTNSKAKRTAGSKTQTAKSISEQLSSKDRAALATHVINICIRSLNEAAKPTTPATPIKQQASQGDSKKTSGPRTLRRSLSAPLSPLQPRTLNRVATSPNIAAKAATHAATQSTGCLAAVECARVAFTCLRSITGPMQVAQTDFQLENGMSAFISKLLALGFQDQALKELRILKRRLDAGVNKSTKPISTEGQTAAQVILELLDYGDKIPDNLLSMVTGCQIQVLRWIAHSKKPAHIEAVLPLLEESHVSSPINLLVRSGAKNAKETQKAARQLASLSQTLLSLAPSVSSKEDAVATELRLSPSPTSAFKLQVLCFKIQLRWWKMAGHRGNVEDDILSPFSRCVRAYTRRQPPTNGLTYDLIAASFHALMDLVGPHKSQAKASFDSALTSIYQLLGVAAQTDRQNDAACHWFQKLKDILVPDGESAIRMFSISARLLAALLKQSKHDTKTQQLVQEVTESLEGSLSGNITDLNELLESLSLVRRSAVGFLVSNSNGSEVKDDTLKLILEHLKTFITKFPRFGRRWLGAPPSRDASAKSVLQFDQRREVLMQSINQILDGALVVINGDIQADSITWKHMDEVLWDCNKLIDAVLDPTISRARTEQLSGYFAKISSLYFARYNQIRKDLGKSKQVNKEILQCLSRSIEIIQDRPMAQQEKAHMSTKLELFADLCKAANRSEDAIRTLRSICTNMIEEGALVNVTTALDSQPPSIAWSADDKAEILSRTLRSIAKLDHSWNDWAFFLPEGERAAVLEHLMQIVGDTAARAERLKLHDPSVQALLRIYTPDRFPIRRLRVLLQLLFQTIGEENEMEQISNLAGETIQQLDNKDYGDDGSLLRYLPHLQALQKSMSALAVTSAPLPVFALREAVVSWKSMTESCKSRNDVYERIDNPDGLLTHLQSASHFASLRGENSLQLEILELSTPLSKILAEPTYNNVILNHTLLASQHLNIGHFSEAKQTLDETKKLLDQADGASRGLIAGFHLTQAEYYSGIGSIDEADSSLAAAKAIYNGSASSWALSKSQVNISLALSSFLDSVLALKRGRIQDALTCVKSSVRILSHDWSKIEATASRAASTSVMNFSTASLDSVKADAKLGQVIGPRFWALAFPLLRGLLHVSSVYAHLGMYQETIYYAESAQKIAESTGSSLYRAQVLAWTGSVYHRAGKLTKALDFGNEAFNELPEDISASRVQVACQLGGLFRDSGDEDKARELLQLAEETAQRLGDHRKVLSIQNEVKKTAPVAAKSRATAATRATRAATRTTRAKTAANPGPRTRKQEVIVKVQPSAAEVLKLPKDAYQASLMASVILSRALGFISQKDWASALSTLEDARELPKLFGALSQEQVVTAISLIGHSTEQMIHDPVFSVIQDSTISFPAIAASDKTKASQGQTPPRKGRAGATERKNSKETSVPAFAEALRQAQELLLEAHASTLSTANSTMVHRISALLQNTVILLSATSTTQSRVLAGSGFATFSVDLARNVTWKREQSTLQHKETAKPGDSDSAHNSRRSSLGLTAEMAQFQNNYIDMVPHNWSVISVSLSDNHHDLCITKFRAGHSPFILRLPLERANSRDADSDIFNFENGKDEMMEIIRLANETSHSASRDFSVKGAKAAWWAEREALDDRLKDLLSTIETTWLGGFKGIFSQHERRSDLLARFQKSFQQILDSNLPSRKQGPSKKSAKTSKVALDPRVLDLFIGLGDPSDPDSDYDEALNDLLYFVVDILQFHGERNAYDEIDFDAMVVETYDALRGYYDAAKTGSDRAEGAHTVLVLDKALHAFPWESMPCMEGLAISRVPSLACLRQLITESQPSASDDNSEDAPEGHYVSAEQGTYILNPSKDLVNTQSTFQPIMKGLGSWTGIVNRAPEEAEFEEALSSSEILLYFGHGSGAQYIRARTIRRLEKCRPATFLMGCSSASLTEAGEFESYGPVWNYMMAGCPAVVGTLWDVTDRDIDRFAGRSFEEWGLFPKGTFKENKRVKGKSRASSEDESESEEDGQVMNNVSLAEAVGRSREACKFRYLNAAAVVLYGIPVYIKHRGEE comes from the exons ATGGCTTCACTGCAGGCAAAGGCCGACGCGGCCAAGACAGCTCTagcctcaacatcaacatgcACGACTGCGACCGTCGTGACTCTTAAGGAACTACTGCTACCCGACATCGAGACTTCATACACAGCATCACAAGCCAATTCACGAACGGCCTCTAATACAACGACAAACTCGAAGGCAAAACGAACCGCGGGCAGCAAAACTCAGACAGCAAAGTCTATCAGCGAGCAGCTTTCATCGAAAGACCGTGCAGCTCTGGCAACACATGTAATCAACATTTGCATCAGGTCTCTAAATGAAGCTGCGAAACCTACCACTCCTGCGACTCCGATTAAGCAACAAGCATCTCAGGGAGACTCCAAGAAAACCTCTGGTCCTCGAACGTTGCGGAGATCCCTATCCGCACCGTTATCACCGCTGCAGCCACGAACTTTGAATCGCGTAGCTACCTCGCCAAACATTGCCGCCAAAGCAGCAACACATGCGGCAACGCAGTCTACAGGATGTCTCGCTGCTGTCGAGTGCGCGCGCGTGGCTTTCACCTGTCTACGATCTATTACGGGCCCAATGCAGGTGGCACAAACAGATTTCCAACTCGAGAATGGAATGTCAGCATTCATTAGCAAACTTCTGGCGCTTGGGTTTCAAGATCAGGCGTTAAAGGAGCTGAGGATTTTAAAGCGACGGCTCGATGCTGGAGTTAACAAGTCAACGAAACCGATCTCTACCGAAGGGCAAACAGCTGCTCAAGTCATTTTGGAGTTGCTCGACTATGGTGACAAGATTCCCGATAACTTGCTATCAATGGTTACAGGTTGTCAAATTCAAGTACTGCGATGGATTGCGCATTCCAAGAAACCAGCTCATATCGAGGCCGTGCTACCACTTCTCGAGGAATCTCATGTATCTTCCCCCATCAACCTCTTAGTGAGATCGGGGGCCAAAAACGCGAAGGAAACCCAAAAAGCAGCCCGACAACTAGCCTCACTATCCCAGACGCTTCTTTCACTAGCACCCAGTGTTTCTAGCAAGGAAGATGCAGTTGCGACAGAGTTGAGACTGAGTCCGTCTCCAACTTCAGCTTTCAAGCTGCAAGTGCTCTGTTTCAAGATTCAGCTTAGATGGTGGAAAATGGCTGGTCACCGTGGAAATGTTGAGGACGATATTCTTTCGCCGTTTTCTCGATGCGTTCGCGCATATACTCGACGACAGCCACCCACGAATGGACTAACATACGATTTGATTGCAGCATCCTTCCACGCGCTCATGGATCTAGTTGGGCCACATAAGTCCCAAGCCAAGGCTTCGTTCGACTCTGCCCTAACTTCCATTTACCAACTGCTTGGTGTCGCAGCTCAAACGGACCGCCAAAACGATGCAGCATGCCACTGGTTCCAGAAACTGAAGGATATACTAGTACCTGACGGGGAATCGGCTATTCGCATGTTTTCCATTTCGGCCCGCCTTCTCGCTGCACTGTTGAAACAATCCAAGCATGATACCAAGACGCAACAGCTGGTTCAAGAGGTTACAGAGAGCCTCGAAGGGAGTTTGAGTGGAAACATCACCGACCTTAATGAACTGCTAGAGAGTCTTTCACTCGTTCGACGGTCAGCTGTTGGGTTCCTCGTTAGCAACTCGAATGGTTCAGAAGTAAAGGATGACACGTTGAAGTTGATCCTGGAGCATCTGAAGACATTCATCACTAAGTTTCCACGGTTCGGCCGCCGTTGGCTAGGCGCTCCCCCCAGCAGAGACGCTTCAGCCAAATCCGTCCTCCAGTTCGACCAACGACGAGAGGTTTTGATGCAGTCGATCAATCAGATTCTCGATGGCGCGTTAGTGGTCATTAACGGCGATATCCAGGCTGACTCTATTACTTGGAAGCATATGGATGAGGTTCTCTGGGACTGCAACAAACTGATTGATGCTGTTCTCGATCCCACGATTTCAAGGGCACGAACGGAGCAGCTCAGTGGCTATTTTGCGAAAATATCCAGTCTGTATTTTGCCAGGTACAATCAAATACGCAAGGACCTCGGCAAGTCCAAACAAGTCAATAAGGAGATTCTTCAGTGTTTGAGTCGATCAATTGAGATTATTCAGGATCGGCCCATGGCCCAACAGGAGAAGGCTCATATGTCAACCAAGCTGGAGTTGTTTGCCGATCTCTGCAAGGCTGCAAACCGAAGTGAGGATGCAATCAGAACTCTCCGATCAATCTGTACCAACATGATTGAGGAGGGCGCCTTAGTCAATGTTACTACAGCACTGGATTCTCAACCTCCGAGCATTGCTTGGAGTGCTGATGATAAGGCAGAGATATTGTCCCGAACACTACGTTCAATTGCTAAGCTTGATCACTCATGGAATGACTGGGCATTCTTTCTGCCGGAGGGTGAGCGAGCTGCAGTACTCGAACACTTGATGCAAATCGTGGGAGACACTGCAGCTAGGGCAGAGCGGCTCAAACTACACGATCCATCAGTCCAGGCTCTTCTGCGAATCTACACACCCGACCGCTTCCCAATTCGGCGTCTTAGAGTTCTGCTCCAGCTGCTCTTCCAGACCATTGGTGAAGAGAACGAAATGGAGCAAATTTCCAACTTGGCTGGAGAAACTATCCAACAACTGGACAACAAAGACTATGGCGATGACGGTTCTCTGCTGCGTTATCTTCCACATCTCCAGGCATTACAGAAGTCAATGTCTGCATTGGCTGTCACTAGCGCTCCTCTCCCAGTGTTTGCCCTGAGAGAAGCCGTTGTCTCTTGGAAATCGATGACTGAATCATGCAAATCCAGAAACGATGTCTATGAGCGAATCGACAATCCTGATGGGCTTCTGACACACCTGCAATCTGCCAGCCACTTCGCCAGCCTTCGGGGTGAGAACAGTCTGCAGCTTGAGATCTTAGAGCTGTCAACACCTCTGTCCAAGATTCTAGCCGAACCGACCTATAACAACGTGATCCTTAATCATACACTTCTTGCATCACAACATCTCAATATCGGTCACTTCTCTGAGGCAAAACAAACACTAGATGAGACAAAGAAGCTTTTGGACCAAGCCGACGGTGCCTCTCGTGGCCTGATTGCTGGGTTTCATTTGACACAAGCCGAGTATTACTCTGGCATTGGTAGCATCGATGAAGC CGATTCCTCATTGGCGGCTGCAAAGGCCATTTACAATGGATCTGCTTCATCGTGGGCATTGTCAAAATCACAAGTCAACATATCTCTAGCCCTCAGCTCGTTCCTAGACTCAGTTCTCGCGTTAAAGCGTGGTCGGATACAAGACGCGCTTACCTGCGTTAAATCAAGCGTTCGAATTCTTTCACACGATTGGTCCAAGATCGAAGCGACAGCATCCCGAGCAGCCAGCACGAGCGTTATGAACTTCTCAACAGCTAGTCTTGATAGTGTCAAGGCTGACGCCAAGCTTGGCCAGGTGATCGGTCCACGATTCTGGGCACTTGCTTTCCCCCTTTTGCGAGGTCTCCTGCACGTTTCTTCTGTCTATGCCCATCTTGGCATGTACCAGGAGACCATTTACTACGCAGAGTCGGCCCAAAAGATTGCTGAAAGCACAGGCTCATCACTCTATCGGGCACAGGTACTCGCTTGGACGGGTTCCGTCTACCACCGAGCTGGAAAGCTAACCAAGGCACTCGATTTCGGCAATGAGGCGTTCAACGAGTTACCGGAAGACATCTCAGCTTCTCGGGTACAGGTTGCTTGCCAACTTGGCGGCTTGTTTCGCGATAGCGGCGACGAAGACAAAGCTCGTGAACTACTTCAGCTTGCCGAGGAGACTGCGCAACGCCTTGGCGATCATAGAAAGGTGCTTAGCATCCAGAACGAGGTGAAGAAAACCGCTCCGGTTGCTGCCAAATCACGAGCAACAGCTGCTACACGCGCTACTCGAGCTGCCACCAGGACGACAAGGGCTAAGACTGCTGCAAATCCTGGACCACGAACCCGAAAGCAGGAGGTCATTGTCAAGGTTCAGCCATCTGCTGCAGAGGTGCTAAAGCTACCAAAAGATGCATACCAGGCTTCTCTTATGGCATCGGTCATCCTGTCACGGGCTTTAGGTTTCATCAGTCAGAAGGATTGGGCTTCTGCTTTATCAACTTTGGAGGATGCCAGAGAGTTGCCAAAGCTCTTCGGGGCTCTATCTCAGGAACAAGTCGTGACTGCAATCTCTCTTATCGGTCATAGCACAGAGCAGATGATTCACGACCCTGTATTCTCTGTCATCCAAGACTCGACCATTTCGTTCCCTGCTATTGCTGCTTCTGACAAGACGAAGGCTTCGCAGGGCCAGACGCCTCCACGTAAAGGACGCGCAGGAGCCACTGAGCGAAAGAACTCCAAGGAAACCAGTGTTCCTGCATTCGCTGAAGCATTGAGACAAGCACAAGAACTACTTCTCGAAGCTCATGCTTCAACCCTGTCAACAGCTAATAGCACTATGGTTCATCGCATTTCGGCTTTGCTACAGAATACAGTCATTCTTCTGTCGGCTACGTCTACGACACAATCTAGGGTCCTTGCTGGCTCGGGGTTTGCAACTTTCTCTGTAGACTTGGCTCGTAACGTCACTTGGAAGCGCGAGCAAAGCACTCTCCAACACAAAGAGACCGCTAAACCAGGCGACAGTGACTCTGCTCATAATTCAAGACGGTCTAGCCTTGGACTCACAGCAGAGATGGCCCAGTTTCAAAACAACTATATCGACATGGTACCTCACAATTGGAGTGTGATTTCCGTCTCCCTCAGCGACAACCACCATGATTTGTGTATCACTAAATTCCGGGCTGGTCACAGTCCATTTATTCTCCGACTACCTCTTGAACGTGCCAATTCTCGAGATGCTGACTCGGATATCTTTAACTTCGAGAACGGAAAGGAcgagatgatggagattATTCGGCTCGCTAACGAGACGAGCCACTCTGCCAGTCGAGACTTCAGTGTCAAGGGTGCGAAAGCCGCTTGGTGGGCTGAGCGAGAGGCTTTGGATGATCGGCTTAAGGATCTTCTGAGCACTATCGAGACAACTTGGTTAGGTGGTTTCAAGGGTATCTTTTCTCAGCACGAACGCCGATCGGACCTCCTTGCACGTTTCCAGAAGAGCTTCCAACAGATACTCGACAGTAATCTGCCTTCTCGAAAACAAGGACCGAGCAAGAAGTCGGCAAAGACATCCAAGGTGGCCCTTGACCCACGAGTCCTTGACCTTTTCATCGGTTTGGGTGATCCCAGTGATCCAGACAGTGATTATGACGAGGCTCTTAATGACCTGCTCTATTTTGTTGTTGACATTCTCCAATTCCACGGAGAACGCAACGCTTATGACGAAATTGACTTTGACGCTATGGTGGTCGAGACTTATGACGCCCTGCGCGGCTACTACGACGCGGCTAAGACGGGATCTGACCGAGCAGAAGGGGCTCACACCGTTTTGGTTCTTGACAAGGCCCTCCATGCTTTTCCCTGGGAGTCGATGCCTTGTATGGAAGGACTTGCAATTTCGCGTGTACCTTCATTGGCTTGCTTGAGGCAACTTATTACGGAATCACAACCATCAGCGAGCGATGATAATTCTGAAGACGCACCAGAGGGCCACTACGTGTCTGCCGAGCAAGGTACCTACATCTTGAACCCCTCGAAAGACCTGGTCAACACACAGTCTACCTTCCAGCCGATTATGAAAGGCCTCGGCAGCTGGACAGGCATTGTTAACCGCGCtcctgaagaagctgagtttgaagaagctttGTCAAGCTCTGAGATTCTCCTCTACTTTGGACACGGAAGCGGCGCGCAGTATATTCGAGCACGCACAATTCGTCGTCTAGAAAAATGCAGGCCAGCCACTTTCTTGATGGGCTGCAGCTCTGCGTCGCTAACAGAAGCCGGAGAGTTTGAGTCCTACGGCCCTGTGTGGAACTACATGATGGCTGGATGTCCAGCTGTGGTGGGTACACTATGGGACGTGACGGATAGGGACATTGATCGGTTCGCGGGCCGATCGTTTGAGGAATGGGGACTGTTCCCCAAGGGCACGTTCAAGGAGAATAAGCGAGTCAAGGGCAAGAGTCGGGCCTCGAGCGAGGACGAGAGTGAGTCGGAGGAAGACGGTCAAGTAATGAACAACGTGTCACTGGCCGAGGCGGTTGGGCGGTCCAGGGAGGCGTGCAAGTTCCGGTATCTCAACGCCGCGGCGGTGGTACTGTATGGCATCCCGGTGTACATCAAGCACAGAGGGGAAGAGTGA
- a CDS encoding fungal-specific transcription factor domain-containing protein produces MSGRAVSNSQHAQQSFGSGPQLYRDVAELHAVPSPSHGALMDPSHFDDFAFAYQGLPDQPSLVSLADHAHAHASQSPTAFPQHQAMSGLAHNGLPFGTLPAGNRSQSMDGSDAPPDRTSPASNALEDSTTDEFGLASRSRADATDLGGKPKEDKADATPAWSELKTKAGKERKRLPLACIACRRKKIRCSGEKPACKHCLRSRIPCVYKVTTRKAAPRTDYMAMLDKRLKRMEERIIKVIPKSDQEVASSVTRAVVKPAIPGTVPSNKPTKKRGAEEAFGPDLEAWAKAPSKPKIDGDDRPSSLQVQEAEENKLQHEGTEALPSKEIQEHLAEVFFDNIYGQSYHLLHKPSYMRKLKNGTLPPVLVLTVCAVAARFTSSPLVNSSGPEFLRGEEWASHARDICTRRYEWPNLTILTCLLILGLHEFGTCQGGRSWALGGQAIRMAFALQLHKDLEYDPSGRTGPKKQLSFIDREIRRRIMWACFLMDRFNSSGTDRPMFIREDTIQIPLPVKEKYFQFDMPAPTEMLDGQVPHPASPNDGQLADARENMGVAAFLIRAIALWGRIITYLSQGGKDLDPNPMWEDESQYVKHLNDVVNLEASLPSSLKYSAENLDVHKTENTASQFLFMHICLQHNILFVSRAAMSARKQQGVHDDFFSEASKRTFSAANQISELLREAEQSRCFVSAPFAGYCAFSSTTVHILGVISGNPNMKPTAEANLTTNVKYLHKMKKYWGMFHWMVENVRTQYRNALDAMRAGANLQDRAAQSSFLQYGDWFNRYPHGLSDAEFMDPATHKRKDSGADGVLEAKPELQSVEEYFSTLPTPQSVEHKDTIRAVGTKRKQSAKKQAGLPTQSGQHLESMQGTDADSVSGAQERRFSGGLGLPSNSYNPLAVSNAQNPAFSTAMSPMSPANMTAFSHHAHTPTFFPPELLAMNFGQGANGNIDPLDRQLVFGGYSLDASTGLGGGQDIMSGLDWDAVASGAHPDGGLQGRRSTAKAGMNGQAAGMADGAGLSGPEASSAWFMPFNMEPPEMGQDSGFNMGGIDPFTGVFGGGGSGLATPNALGGLQQQGP; encoded by the exons ATGTCCGGTCGTGCCGTTTCGAATTCTCAACATGCCCAGCAGTCCTTCGGTTCCGGTCCTCAACTCTATCGCGACGTCGCTGAATTGCACGCTGTGCCATCTCCCTCTCACGGCGCCTTAATGGATCCCTCACATTTTGACGATTTCGCGTTTGCTTACCAAGGTCTTCCTGACCAACCTTCTCTCGTTTCTCTGGCCGATCACGCCCACGCCCACGCCTCACAATCACCAACTGCATTTCCTCAGCACCAGGCGATGTCTGGACTTGCACACAACGGTTTGCCATTTGGCACCCTCCCTGCAGGCAACCGAAGCCAGAGCATGGATGGCTCCGATGCTCCTCCAGATAGGACATCTCCCGCATCCAACGCCCTCGAAGACTCGACTACAGACGAGTTTGGATTGGCTTCCCGTAGTCGTGCAGATGCTACGGATCTGGGCGGTAAACCTAAGGAGGATAAAGCCGATGCCACACCGGCGTGGAGTGAGCTGAAGACAAAAGCTGGCAAGGAAAGAAAACGCCTCCCGCTCGCGTGCATTGCATGCCGCCGAAAGAAGATCCGCTGCTCAGGCGAGAAGCCCGCCTGCAAGCACTGTTTACGCTCTCGTATACCATGTGTGTATAAGGTCACCACTCGGAAGGCGGCGCCACGGACAGACTACATGGCCATGCTCGATAAGCGGTTGAAGCGTATGGAAGAACGCATTATTAAGGTCATTCCCAAGTCCGATCAGGAAGTAGCTTCGTCCGTGACTCGGGCCGTTGTTAAACCAGCGATACCAGGAACCGTACCTTCAAATAAGCCAACCAAAAAGCGTGGCGCCGAGGAAGCCTTTGGACCTGATCTAGAAGCATGGGCCAAGGCGCCCTCGAAGCCCAAGatcgatggtgatgatagGCCCAGTAGCCTGCAAGTACAGGAAGCCGAGGAGAATAAGCTTCAGCATGAAGGCACTGAGGCACTGCCCTCCAAAGAAATTCAGGAGCATCTGGCAGAGGTGTTTTTCGACAACATCTATGGTCAATCTTACCATCTTCTCCACAAACCCAGCTACATGCGAAAGCTGAA AAATGGGACGCTGCCCCCAGTGCTTGTCCTCACAGTGTGCGCTGTAGCTGCTCGTTTCACTTCGAGCCCTTTAGTGAATTCTTCGGGACCCGAGTTCCTACGCGGCGAAGAATGGGCGTCACACGCTCGAGATATCTGTACCAGGCGATACGAATGGCCAAATCTCACAATTTTGACCTGTCTCCTCATTTTGGGCCTTCACGAATTTGGAACATGCCAGGGTGGCCGTAGCTGGGCCTTGGGCGGTCAAGCAATTCGCATGGCCTTCGCCCTTCAGCTGCATAAAGACCTCGAGTATGACCCCTCCGGTCGTACTGGTCCTAAAAAACAGCTTAGCTTCATCGACCGAGAGATTCGACGACGTATAATGTGGGCGTGCTTTCTCATGGACCGCTTCAACTCTTCGGGGACAGATCGGCCCATGTTCATCAGAGAGGATACGATCCAGATTCCCCTGCCGGTGAAGGAGAAGTACTTCCAGTTCGATATGCCTGCTCCAACCGAGATGCTTGATGGTCAAGTTCCTCACCCAGCATCACCCAATGATGGGCAACTTGCTGATGCACGAGAGAACATGGGAGTTGCAGCATTTCTGATCCGAGCCATCGCCCTTTGGGGACGGATCATTACCTACCTTAGCCAAGGGGGAAAGGATCTGGACCCAAACCCCATGTGGGAGGACGAATCGCAATATGTGAAGCATCTCAACGATGTCGTGAATCTTGAAGCCAGTTTACCTTCGTCACTCAAGTACTCTGCTGAGAACCTCGACGTCCACAAGACAGAGAACACGGCAAGTCAATTTCTTTTCATGCATATCTGCCTGCAGCATAACATCCTTTTTGTGAGTCGAGCAGCGATGTCAGCGCGAAAGCAGCAAGGTGTTCATGATGACTTTTTCTCTGAAGCGAGTAAGAGGACTTTCAGCGCTGCGAATCAGATATCTGAGCTCCTTCGTGAAGCCGAACAATCGCGATGCTTTGTTTCGGCACCTTTTGCTGGATACTGCGCCTTTTCCTCGACAACAGTCCACATATTGGGCGTCATATCTGGAAACCCCAACATGAAGCCAACAGCGGAAGCCAATTTGACCACCAACGTCAAGTATCTtcacaagatgaagaagtacTGGGGCATGTTTCACTGGATGGTGGAGAATGTGCGCACACAGTATCGAAACGCCCTGGACGCCATGAGAGCCGGTGCAAATCTGCAAGACCGTGCTGCACAATCGTCCTTCCTCCAATACGGAGACTGGTTCAACCGGTACCCGCATGGTCTCTCTGATGCCGAATTCATGGACCCTGCCACCCATAAACGGAAGGATTCGGGAGCAGATGGCGTTCTCGAAGCGAAGCCCGAGCTACAATCGGTGGAAGAATACTTCTCCACGCTTCCAACACCCCAGAGTGTCGAACATAAGGATACCATTCGCGCTGTGGGAACTAAGAGGAAGCAGAGCGCCAAGAAGCAAGCTGGTTTGCCGACACAGTCCGGCCAGCATCTCGAGTCTATGCAAGGGACAGACGCAGACTCGGTCTCTGGGGCTCAAGAACGTAGGTTTTCGGGTGGGCTGGGGCTGCCATCCAACAGTTACAACCCTCTCGCAGTATCAAACGCGCAGAATCCAGCTTTCAGCACAGCTATGTCACCTATGAGTCCGGCCAACATGACAGCGTTCTCCCATCATGCTCACACCCCCACATTCTTCCCTCCTGAGTTGCTAGCCATGAACTTTGGACAGGGCGCCAATGGAAATATTGACCCGCTTGATCGTCAGCTTGTCTTTGGGGGATATTCTTTGGATGCCAGCACGGGGTTGGGTGGTGGTCAGGATATAATGAGTGGCCTTGACTGGGACGCTGTTGCTTCAGGAGCCCATCCAGATGGAGGCTTACAAGGCCGGCGGTCTACTGCTAAGGCGGGCATGAATGGGCAAGCAGCCGGTATGGCTGATGGAGCAGGACTTAGCGGACCGGAAGCATCGTCCGCATGGTTCATGCCATTCAACATGGAGCCTCCAGAGATGGGCCAAGATTCCGGCTTCAACATGGGTGGAATTGACCCATTTACGGGAGTGTTTGGAGGAGGGGGTAGTGGTTTGGCAACGCCGAATGCATTGGGTGGGCTACAGCAACAGGGTCCTTAG